One Leptospira bouyouniensis DNA window includes the following coding sequences:
- a CDS encoding LA_1326/LA_4305 family lipoprotein, translating to MKLFRLLSVLIFPLVLFNSCASGVKSRSLLFRSNEFAIYTVNRDKINVKTESSVAKTFAHPVELTEDKILDLLGNIRFREESSYGDVNQYIFEEKEVKEFALDLVDGLQKLKPDQILLVISKYNPVKSVVSHYSRTAFYIWSTDTSIEILFGELQKEISYDEQGNYFDWSNIPDIPFDHFPQSTYVLQGQGFSFKKVGGFRNRHWLVFDKTDLAKLKFEKRKKSSKEVTNSVDADLKPEKKISRDEEDGVLLEE from the coding sequence ATGAAACTCTTTCGACTTCTCTCCGTTTTGATTTTTCCTTTGGTTTTGTTTAACTCTTGTGCTTCAGGTGTAAAATCCCGATCCTTACTCTTTCGTAGCAATGAGTTTGCGATTTATACTGTAAACCGTGATAAAATCAATGTGAAAACTGAATCCTCAGTTGCCAAAACTTTTGCTCACCCAGTTGAACTCACAGAAGATAAAATTTTAGATTTACTTGGAAACATTCGGTTTCGTGAAGAAAGTTCTTATGGTGATGTAAACCAATACATTTTTGAAGAAAAGGAAGTGAAGGAATTCGCTTTGGATCTTGTAGATGGATTACAAAAATTAAAACCAGACCAGATCCTTCTTGTTATTTCAAAATACAATCCTGTGAAATCAGTGGTGTCACATTATTCACGGACAGCCTTTTATATTTGGTCTACAGACACATCCATTGAAATTCTTTTTGGTGAATTACAAAAAGAAATCTCTTATGATGAACAAGGAAATTATTTTGATTGGTCGAATATTCCTGATATTCCATTTGATCATTTCCCGCAGTCAACTTACGTTTTACAAGGTCAAGGTTTTAGCTTTAAAAAGGTTGGTGGGTTTCGTAACCGCCACTGGCTCGTATTTGATAAAACAGATTTGGCAAAATTGAAATTTGAGAAACGCAAAAAAAGTTCGAAGGAAGTAACGAATTCAGTCGATGCCGATCTCAAACCTGAAAAAAAAATCTCAAGAGATGAAGAAGATGGAGTTTTGTTAGAGGAGTAA
- a CDS encoding pentapeptide repeat-containing protein, with protein MAVMDFARYKEINDQRMNYREMEDATVVSYYRNTGCGDGYRIYLKLNDEQVVEDASYTTTGCGFGIVALAMATEYAKGKSISDLKNLTPETLETLFEFPERRKNYPESAVAALKKAVEDFESGQGVPKENRITKAQTMELLHNQGHLRDAKLSSVMLEKEKLDGVDFSGADLHNAFLQNSSFVGANFSGANLKASFFNGADLRNANFRGADLRFAKLASAKIEGADFTDAIYDIGTRVDHSQMYIFDVMKKAGKDLYLKKEDGE; from the coding sequence ATGGCAGTAATGGACTTTGCTCGCTACAAAGAAATCAACGACCAAAGGATGAATTACCGTGAGATGGAAGACGCAACCGTCGTCTCCTACTACCGCAACACTGGTTGCGGGGACGGATACCGCATCTATTTAAAGTTAAACGATGAACAAGTTGTGGAAGACGCAAGTTATACCACAACTGGTTGTGGGTTTGGGATCGTAGCACTTGCTATGGCAACTGAATATGCCAAAGGAAAGTCTATTTCTGATCTTAAAAATCTAACACCTGAAACACTTGAAACTCTTTTCGAATTTCCTGAAAGAAGGAAAAACTATCCTGAGTCTGCTGTCGCTGCACTCAAAAAAGCAGTGGAAGACTTTGAGTCAGGACAAGGGGTTCCCAAAGAAAATCGAATTACCAAAGCACAAACCATGGAACTCCTACATAACCAAGGGCATTTACGAGATGCTAAGTTATCAAGTGTTATGTTGGAAAAAGAAAAGTTGGACGGCGTGGATTTTTCAGGTGCGGACCTTCACAATGCTTTCCTTCAAAATTCTAGTTTTGTTGGTGCGAACTTTTCCGGAGCCAATTTAAAAGCCTCCTTTTTTAATGGAGCAGACCTTCGAAATGCCAATTTCCGTGGTGCTGACTTACGTTTTGCCAAACTTGCGTCTGCAAAAATCGAAGGTGCTGATTTTACTGATGCGATTTATGATATCGGGACCCGTGTCGACCACAGCCAAATGTATATTTTTGATGTGATGAAAAAAGCTGGCAAAGATCTGTACCTTAAAAAAGAGGATGGGGAATGA
- the rho gene encoding transcription termination factor Rho, producing MASRKQEEIQVNPPEEPTEYTNGIMDQEDGSEPPKQFKKKKSRYEGPIPPPLDLVELKKKNINELADLAKGLGVENTHGLKKQNLMFALLQAQTEKDGQVHAAGVMERLPDGYGFLRSPDYNYVPGPDDIYVSPSQIKLFGLRTGDTVTGLIRPPKEAERFFAMLRVESINGFPVEVAQKRNLFDNLTPLYPNERINMEFDPSHLDTRVIDLMCPIGKGQRALIVAPPRTGKTVLMQSIANAITRNHPEIFLIVLLIDERPEEVTDMARHVKGEVVSSTFDEPAQRHVQVAEMVIEKAKRLVEHGKDVVILLDSITRLARAYNQVVPTSGKILSGGVDSNALHKPKRFFGAARNIEEGGSLTIIATALIDTGSRMDEVIFEEFKGTGNMEIHLDRKLADKRIFPAIDINRSGTRKEELLLPQDTLTRVFILRKVLSPMSITESMELLIEKMRGAKTNDQFLASMNTN from the coding sequence ATGGCATCACGCAAACAAGAAGAAATCCAAGTTAATCCTCCCGAAGAACCAACTGAATATACAAACGGCATCATGGACCAAGAAGATGGTTCCGAACCACCAAAACAGTTTAAGAAAAAAAAGAGCCGTTATGAAGGCCCAATCCCTCCTCCTCTTGACTTAGTTGAACTTAAGAAAAAGAACATCAACGAACTAGCAGACCTTGCAAAAGGTTTGGGGGTGGAAAACACTCATGGTTTGAAAAAACAAAACTTGATGTTTGCTCTTCTCCAAGCACAAACCGAAAAAGACGGACAAGTGCATGCAGCAGGGGTAATGGAAAGACTTCCTGATGGGTATGGTTTCTTACGTTCACCTGACTATAATTATGTGCCAGGTCCAGATGATATTTATGTATCACCTTCTCAAATCAAATTGTTTGGCCTTCGTACGGGTGACACTGTAACAGGTCTGATTCGGCCACCAAAAGAGGCAGAACGATTTTTTGCGATGTTACGTGTAGAATCCATCAATGGTTTCCCAGTAGAAGTTGCACAAAAACGAAATTTATTTGATAACCTAACACCTCTTTATCCAAACGAAAGAATCAATATGGAGTTTGATCCTAGTCATTTGGACACACGTGTGATTGATCTTATGTGCCCAATTGGAAAGGGACAACGTGCTCTCATCGTAGCCCCTCCAAGGACTGGAAAAACAGTTCTCATGCAATCCATTGCCAATGCCATCACTCGTAACCACCCAGAAATTTTTCTCATCGTCCTTCTCATTGATGAACGTCCAGAAGAAGTGACAGATATGGCACGCCATGTCAAGGGTGAAGTTGTCAGTTCTACTTTTGATGAACCGGCACAGCGCCACGTCCAAGTAGCAGAGATGGTCATCGAAAAAGCAAAACGACTTGTGGAACATGGAAAGGATGTGGTCATCCTCCTCGACTCGATCACAAGGCTTGCCCGTGCTTATAACCAAGTGGTTCCAACATCCGGTAAAATTCTATCTGGTGGTGTGGATTCCAATGCCCTTCACAAACCAAAACGTTTTTTTGGTGCTGCGAGGAATATCGAAGAGGGTGGGTCGCTCACCATCATCGCCACAGCCCTCATTGACACAGGGTCTAGGATGGATGAAGTGATTTTTGAGGAATTTAAGGGAACGGGAAATATGGAAATCCATTTAGACCGAAAACTCGCGGACAAACGAATTTTCCCTGCCATTGACATCAACCGCTCAGGAACGAGGAAGGAAGAACTCCTTTTACCACAGGATACACTCACTCGTGTTTTTATCCTCCGAAAAGTACTTTCTCCTATGAGTATCACCGAAAGTATGGAACTATTGATTGAAAAAATGCGTGGCGCGAAGACAAACGACCAATTCCTCGCCAGCATGAATACGAACTAA
- the rpmE gene encoding 50S ribosomal protein L31 — protein MKTDIHPKYVAAKIKCACGTVIETRSTSGDISVEICSNCHPFFTGKSKLVDTTGRVDKFKKKYKMK, from the coding sequence ATGAAAACTGACATCCATCCAAAATACGTTGCTGCCAAAATTAAATGTGCTTGTGGTACTGTGATAGAAACTCGTTCCACTTCCGGGGACATCAGTGTGGAAATTTGTTCCAACTGCCACCCATTCTTCACGGGAAAATCCAAACTCGTGGATACAACTGGCCGCGTAGACAAGTTCAAGAAAAAATACAAAATGAAATAA
- a CDS encoding glycosyl transferase produces the protein MKIYYYISGHGFGHISRSGNIIKRLLSEDFIEEIHLVSTRISFIDFQHPKLKLKPLKLDVGISQKDSLSIDLDSTKNELFQFEKTKSSLLKEETKYCKEHQISLILTDSSSFPITLALEVGIPSIFLGNFTWDFIYRNYAKVDPYFGNLSDQLEVEYGFATEALLLPFSCPMPPFIEQTNIGLVGRKPNQSKEMARKNFEFKDDIIYILLSFGAYGLEGHKLETENLPKNIQLVAYGVPGIQNDGILVPEVSHYPDLVAASDFVCTKPGYGILAECYYAKTPILYTDRGDFIEYLYLVNALDLYFRSAYLNLEKIISCEFDAVLATMRTVDGMTPKLELKPDGEEDVVRHLLEYT, from the coding sequence TGAAGATTTTATTGAAGAAATTCATTTGGTAAGCACACGGATCAGTTTTATCGACTTCCAACATCCTAAGTTGAAATTAAAACCTCTCAAACTTGATGTTGGAATCTCACAAAAAGATTCTTTGTCCATTGACCTTGATTCGACAAAAAACGAACTATTTCAATTCGAAAAAACAAAATCATCTCTCTTAAAAGAAGAAACAAAATACTGCAAGGAACATCAGATTTCACTCATCCTCACTGATAGCTCATCATTCCCCATCACACTTGCATTGGAAGTTGGAATTCCCAGTATCTTTCTTGGAAATTTCACTTGGGATTTTATTTATCGCAATTATGCCAAAGTCGATCCTTATTTTGGAAATTTAAGTGATCAACTTGAGGTGGAATATGGTTTTGCAACGGAAGCCCTTCTGTTACCTTTTTCCTGTCCAATGCCACCATTTATTGAACAAACAAACATTGGTCTTGTGGGTAGAAAACCAAACCAATCAAAAGAAATGGCAAGAAAAAACTTTGAATTTAAGGATGATATCATATATATCCTTCTTTCGTTTGGAGCTTATGGATTAGAAGGTCACAAATTAGAAACCGAGAATTTACCAAAAAATATCCAACTTGTCGCCTACGGAGTGCCTGGGATCCAAAACGATGGGATTCTTGTCCCTGAGGTTTCACATTATCCGGATTTGGTGGCGGCATCAGATTTTGTTTGTACAAAACCTGGTTATGGAATTTTAGCAGAGTGTTATTATGCTAAGACACCTATTTTATACACAGACCGAGGTGACTTTATCGAATACTTGTATTTAGTGAACGCACTTGATTTGTATTTTCGCTCAGCATATCTCAATTTAGAAAAAATTATTTCTTGTGAATTTGATGCAGTGCTGGCAACCATGAGAACAGTTGATGGAATGACTCCAAAATTGGAACTAAAACCAGATGGCGAGGAAGATGTTGTCCGTCATCTGTTAGAATATACATAA
- a CDS encoding DUF342 domain-containing protein, translated as MPGPDSYTDRILQDLEASENGYFQIENSHGKAILKITKPGSKGKKVEYKDVLARVQLFGVEGYQTEQLKKIVLLADGKPVEIGTWSKGDPVPSYADISVSEDGMEAKMVLHPPKHGGPLLTEHQLREQIAAVGVSVGIIDTVIQNQIKNPEFFVPYVIAKGMPPIPGKDGEIKIYFRSDNKPQLEEDEHGRINYKNIGVIQSVKPGDLIAEKIPPKKGEYGKTVTGNILPYQEEKTVEWILGPNVELKEDKLFAKIAGRPVLSAAWEIKVDEVIQLEAVDYSTGNIDFPGTIIVEEKIGDGFSLTTNGSIIIRNSVGKAFLKAKGDIVLSGGFMGRGEGYIESEGNIYAKFVEQGKLTAQGSIFVEEAVMHSEISAKDFIRVIGGRGEVIGGTIIAGNSLTCAKLGAVVETKTKVAIGTPPELLDELNRMKKEISEKEITLHKVQLTLTKLVEKSQKKELNQEEKDTITKLKDANDKFTKVLETQIKQFETALGSYEPNPEAFVDVEREVFPGVDLSFGAGKNYRMGISSLVGKTHFYLGTDGSIQTDRNVIRKEDDLLL; from the coding sequence ATGCCAGGACCTGACTCATATACCGATCGAATTTTACAAGATTTGGAAGCATCTGAAAACGGATATTTCCAAATTGAAAATTCCCATGGAAAAGCTATTTTAAAAATCACAAAACCAGGATCCAAAGGAAAAAAAGTAGAATACAAGGATGTCCTTGCACGCGTTCAACTTTTTGGTGTGGAAGGATACCAAACCGAACAATTAAAAAAAATCGTTTTACTCGCAGACGGAAAACCAGTTGAAATCGGAACATGGTCCAAAGGAGATCCCGTACCTTCCTATGCAGACATCAGTGTTTCGGAAGATGGAATGGAAGCCAAAATGGTACTCCACCCTCCAAAACATGGCGGACCACTTCTCACCGAGCACCAGTTACGTGAGCAGATAGCCGCCGTTGGTGTTTCTGTGGGAATCATCGATACTGTTATCCAAAACCAAATCAAAAATCCTGAATTTTTTGTTCCATATGTAATCGCAAAAGGAATGCCACCGATACCTGGGAAAGATGGCGAGATCAAAATCTACTTCCGATCCGACAACAAACCACAGTTAGAGGAAGATGAACATGGTCGAATCAACTATAAAAATATTGGTGTCATCCAATCTGTCAAACCAGGTGATCTCATTGCGGAAAAAATCCCTCCTAAAAAAGGTGAGTATGGAAAAACTGTTACTGGTAACATCCTTCCCTACCAAGAAGAAAAAACTGTCGAATGGATTCTTGGCCCGAACGTAGAATTAAAAGAGGACAAACTGTTCGCAAAAATTGCCGGTAGACCAGTTCTCTCTGCAGCATGGGAAATCAAAGTGGATGAAGTAATCCAATTAGAAGCCGTTGATTATTCTACAGGGAATATTGATTTTCCAGGAACCATCATTGTAGAAGAAAAAATAGGAGATGGTTTTTCCCTAACAACAAATGGCAGTATCATCATTCGAAACTCTGTCGGAAAAGCTTTCCTTAAAGCCAAAGGTGACATTGTTCTATCGGGTGGCTTTATGGGTCGCGGAGAAGGTTATATCGAATCCGAAGGGAATATCTATGCAAAATTTGTCGAACAAGGAAAACTCACAGCCCAAGGTTCCATCTTTGTTGAAGAAGCCGTGATGCATTCCGAAATCTCAGCAAAAGATTTTATCCGAGTGATTGGTGGCAGGGGAGAAGTGATTGGTGGCACCATCATCGCTGGAAACTCACTTACCTGTGCAAAATTGGGAGCAGTTGTCGAAACCAAAACCAAAGTAGCTATCGGTACCCCACCTGAACTTCTGGATGAACTCAACCGCATGAAAAAAGAAATTTCTGAAAAAGAAATCACTCTTCACAAAGTCCAACTTACACTCACCAAACTTGTCGAAAAAAGCCAAAAAAAAGAACTGAACCAAGAAGAAAAAGACACAATCACCAAACTAAAAGATGCGAACGACAAATTCACAAAGGTACTTGAAACTCAAATTAAACAATTTGAAACAGCACTTGGTTCGTATGAGCCAAACCCAGAAGCCTTTGTGGATGTGGAAAGAGAGGTGTTTCCTGGTGTGGATTTAAGTTTTGGAGCAGGGAAAAACTACCGGATGGGGATTAGTTCCCTAGTTGGAAAAACTCATTTTTATTTAGGGACAGATGGTTCTATCCAAACGGATCGTAATGTGATTCGAAAAGAGGACGACTTACTCCTCTAA
- a CDS encoding STAS domain-containing protein, which yields MLIQSHRQENHLLLSIQRDVLMENSREFYQEFEKAIESSNFGKLTMDFHSVKFLDSSGIGAVIKASSALHNRGVEIFVTNLNKNLNSVFRLSGLNHILSILTLDEYLSKFPEFQKTLEA from the coding sequence ATGTTGATTCAAAGCCACCGTCAGGAAAACCACCTGTTACTCTCCATCCAAAGGGATGTCCTGATGGAAAACTCACGTGAGTTTTACCAAGAATTTGAGAAAGCAATTGAAAGTTCCAATTTTGGTAAGTTGACCATGGACTTTCATTCAGTAAAATTTTTGGATTCCAGTGGAATTGGCGCAGTGATCAAAGCATCTTCTGCCCTTCACAATCGTGGTGTAGAAATATTTGTTACCAATCTCAATAAAAATTTAAATTCTGTTTTTCGACTTTCCGGACTCAATCACATTCTCTCCATTTTGACCTTGGATGAATATTTATCTAAATTTCCAGAGTTCCAAAAAACTCTAGAGGCTTAA